A region of Terriglobales bacterium DNA encodes the following proteins:
- the rho gene encoding transcription termination factor Rho, protein IDERPEEVTDMQRSVKGEVISSTFDEPAARHVQVAEMVIEKAKRLVEHKRDVVILLDSITRLARAYNTIVPPSGKVLSGGVDSNALQRPKRFFGAARNIEEGGSLTIVATALIETGSRMDDVIFEEFKGTGNCEVILDRKLADKRVFPAIDIQRSGTRKEELIISKDDLARIWVLRRVLNPLSPVEAMELLIDKLSKTRANSEFLSNMSAL, encoded by the coding sequence TGATCGACGAGCGCCCCGAGGAAGTCACCGACATGCAGCGCTCGGTGAAGGGCGAGGTCATCAGCTCGACCTTCGACGAGCCCGCGGCGCGGCACGTGCAGGTGGCGGAGATGGTGATCGAGAAGGCCAAGCGCCTGGTGGAGCACAAGCGCGACGTGGTCATCCTGCTGGATTCGATCACGCGCCTGGCGCGCGCCTACAACACCATCGTGCCGCCCAGCGGGAAGGTGCTCTCCGGCGGTGTGGACTCCAACGCGCTGCAGCGCCCCAAGCGCTTCTTCGGGGCCGCCCGCAACATCGAGGAGGGCGGGTCGCTCACCATCGTGGCCACCGCGCTCATCGAGACCGGCAGCCGCATGGACGACGTGATCTTCGAGGAGTTCAAGGGCACGGGCAACTGCGAGGTCATCCTGGACCGCAAGCTGGCCGACAAGCGCGTCTTCCCGGCCATCGACATCCAGCGCTCGGGAACGCGCAAGGAAGAATTGATCATCTCCAAGGACGACCTGGCGCGCATCTGGGTGCTGCGCCGGGTGCTGAACCCGCTCTCGCCGGTGGAAGCCATGGAACTGCTCATCGACAAGCTGAGCAAGACCCGCGCCAACAGCGAGTTCCTGTCCAACATGAGCGCGCTGTAA